One Dokdonia sp. Dokd-P16 genomic window carries:
- the cas1 gene encoding type II CRISPR-associated endonuclease Cas1 — translation MIKKTLFFGNPAYLSTKNDQLVVSFPDEDREQKTIPIEDLGYVVLENSQITITNGLLMKLVQNKTALITCDAQHLPCGFLQPLVGHTLQTERMRHQLNASLPLKKNFWQQTVAAKIYNQALHPEARGNNGLKLRNWSTAVKSGDADNHEAYAAAYYFQQLFSEVEGFSRNQKGVAPNNLLNYGYAILRAIVARALVSSGMLPSVGIFHRNKYNAFCLADDIMEPYRIYVDAVVYELVESGCDLNELNTKLKSELLLIPALDVYIDGSWSPLMNAVSRTTSSLYDCFAGTNRKVLYPEYALSRR, via the coding sequence ATGATAAAAAAAACTCTATTCTTCGGTAATCCAGCTTACCTCAGCACAAAAAATGACCAACTGGTGGTTTCTTTTCCTGATGAAGATAGAGAACAGAAAACGATTCCCATAGAGGACTTAGGTTACGTAGTATTAGAGAACTCACAGATAACTATCACTAATGGCTTACTCATGAAGCTAGTACAAAATAAAACCGCCCTCATTACCTGTGATGCCCAACATTTACCTTGTGGTTTTTTACAACCGTTGGTGGGTCATACGTTGCAAACAGAACGCATGCGTCACCAGCTTAATGCTAGCTTACCTCTTAAAAAGAATTTTTGGCAACAAACTGTTGCTGCCAAAATTTACAATCAAGCCTTACACCCTGAAGCTAGAGGCAATAATGGTCTCAAACTACGCAACTGGAGTACTGCCGTAAAAAGTGGAGATGCAGATAATCATGAGGCGTATGCAGCTGCCTATTATTTTCAACAGCTATTTAGCGAGGTAGAAGGTTTTAGCCGTAATCAAAAAGGAGTAGCTCCTAATAATCTTCTTAATTATGGATATGCCATACTGAGAGCTATTGTCGCGAGAGCTTTAGTGAGTAGTGGGATGTTGCCGTCTGTGGGCATCTTCCATCGCAACAAGTATAATGCATTTTGTCTTGCAGATGATATTATGGAACCGTACCGTATTTATGTGGATGCCGTAGTCTATGAACTAGTAGAAAGTGGTTGCGACTTGAACGAACTCAATACCAAGTTAAAGTCAGAACTACTATTAATTCCCGCGCTAGATGTATATATAGATGGGTCATGGTCTCCACTTATGAATGCCGTAAGTAGAACAACGAGTAGCTTATATGATTGTTTTGCGGGCACTAACCGTAAAGTGCTATATCCAGAATATGCCTTAAGCAGACGCTAA
- the cas9 gene encoding type II CRISPR RNA-guided endonuclease Cas9 (Cas9, originally named Csn1, is the large, multifunctional signature protein of type II CRISPR/Cas systems. It is well known even to general audiences because its RNA-guided endonuclease activity has made it a popular tool for custom editing of eukaryotic genomes.), with product MKRILGLDLGTNSIGWAQINLDFKNKKGGITGIGSRIIPMDAAELGKFDSGQTISQTADRTGYRSKRRLYQRDNLRRERLHRVLNVLNFLPQHYSESIDFDKKVGQFKPDTEVKLPYRIDDNGEFHFVFQDSFNEMIEEFRFKNPTLFYARENGEETKVPYDWTIYYLRKKALTQKITKEELAWILLNFNQKRGYYQLRGEEEADKNKKFEALKVSSVIDSGQKVKGNILYDITFENGWEYDSQITKKEDWLDKTREFIVTTTTRKDGSLKRSYKKVNSEEDWLAIKEKTQNEVDVYNDKNQTYGIGSYIFDTLLNNPTQKIRGKLVKTIERKYYKDELQKILDKQIEIHQDLFTDESLKNCIEELYPRNEAHQNLLLAKDFKHLFVEDIIFYQRPLKSKKSSISDCPYEVRFYKKGEELKKQSLKCIPKSNPIFQEFRLWQFIHNLKIYEKAGDKEGMPLKDEEVTTQFLSNDDDYTSLFEKLNNSKEINQKQFLSHFKLKETTHHWNFPEDKKYPCNDTRAQIANRLSKINGVNVDSFLTSDMLQSLWHLIYSVTDKKDYEKALHTFAEKNSLSIDGFIENFKRFPPFESSYGAYSEKAIKKLLPLMRMGNHWNISNITTEVQERIDSIASRLNAVDYNVEKIEAIADDDVPMRLLKSFAKEKNKENPLKGLNTYQACYAVYNRHSEIGDVLQWKQPQDIDTYLTSFKQHSLRNPIVEKVILETLRVVRDIWTTYGEEEIINGKKQYKPLFDEIHVELGREMKNDKKTRERISKSNTERENTNERIKAILEELKSDPSVTDDIRPYSPSHQEILKIYEDGLFSSLKEVDNSIEKIRKNNKPTKGEIIKYKLWLEQGYISPYTGKIIPLTKLFSTAYQIEHVIPQSRYFDNSMNNKIICESAVNEEKDNKTAYEFLKERGGSLVDIGHGNTVQLFTIENYEKHCQTYFRKNKTKLELLLSEDIPEGFINRQLNDSRYISKVIKGLLSNIVREDGELEATSKNLIPVNGAITAKLKNDWGLNDKWNEIIAPRFKRLNELTKSQDFGYWDEKINAFRIQVPKELERNFSKKRIDHRHHALDALVIACTTRDHINYVTSLNTSRKNHKLVNKLRATKTITDNKGKTRTVAKEYHKPWEGFTAAAKTSLEKTIVSFKKNNRVMKKANNKFWSYKNEYGNVNLNKNGKPIKKLRAQIKGQNRSIRKPLHEETISGLVHLPWVKIENGKFTTATRKELDKSFSLKKIEKITDTGIQKILRNYLTQKKFEELDKNGNVVYNTEIAFTQDGIEEMNKSIKTFNNGKNHKPIYKVRIFEKGSGRFALGSKGINDKKYAQGAPNLFFNIYKNGDSKYYETVPLNEVILHQKNNTILPIKERTNVPIKNVIIIKGKETIVDFVDCLSPLDLVYIPTNEELENLEDIDFENLNIEQLKQVYNVNDFSGVTCYFTPNTLATSICPKEVDLKYDEKKKKTTGSFDTKTASLNGNSIKERFIKLNIDRLGNVAKVGI from the coding sequence ATGAAAAGAATATTAGGATTGGATTTGGGAACTAACTCGATTGGATGGGCACAGATAAATTTAGATTTTAAAAATAAAAAAGGCGGTATAACTGGTATAGGAAGTAGAATAATCCCCATGGATGCAGCCGAATTGGGGAAATTTGATTCTGGACAAACCATATCTCAAACGGCAGATAGAACTGGTTATCGTTCTAAAAGAAGATTATATCAAAGAGATAATCTCCGTCGAGAACGATTACATAGAGTCCTCAATGTTCTAAATTTTCTTCCACAACATTACAGCGAAAGTATCGACTTTGATAAAAAGGTCGGTCAATTTAAACCTGACACTGAGGTTAAGTTGCCTTATAGGATAGACGACAATGGTGAATTCCACTTTGTTTTTCAAGATTCTTTTAACGAAATGATTGAAGAATTTCGCTTTAAAAATCCAACCTTATTTTATGCAAGGGAAAATGGAGAAGAAACAAAGGTTCCTTATGATTGGACGATATATTATTTACGTAAAAAAGCACTCACACAAAAAATAACAAAAGAAGAACTAGCTTGGATTCTTTTAAACTTTAATCAAAAACGTGGGTATTATCAACTTCGAGGAGAAGAAGAAGCAGATAAAAATAAGAAGTTTGAAGCACTTAAGGTGTCAAGTGTTATTGATTCTGGGCAAAAGGTAAAAGGAAATATTTTATATGATATAACTTTTGAGAATGGATGGGAGTATGATAGCCAAATAACAAAAAAAGAAGATTGGCTAGACAAAACCAGAGAATTTATTGTCACAACTACCACGAGAAAAGATGGGAGTTTAAAACGAAGTTACAAGAAAGTTAATTCCGAGGAAGACTGGCTCGCTATAAAGGAGAAAACTCAAAATGAAGTCGACGTCTACAATGACAAAAATCAAACTTACGGTATAGGCTCTTATATATTTGATACACTACTTAATAACCCAACTCAGAAAATCCGTGGTAAACTAGTAAAAACCATTGAAAGAAAGTATTATAAAGACGAATTACAGAAAATACTTGATAAGCAAATTGAAATACATCAAGATTTATTTACTGATGAAAGTCTTAAAAATTGCATTGAAGAGCTATATCCTAGAAATGAAGCGCATCAAAATCTATTACTTGCCAAAGACTTCAAACATTTATTTGTAGAAGATATTATTTTTTATCAAAGACCATTAAAAAGTAAAAAATCTTCTATTTCTGATTGTCCTTACGAAGTACGTTTTTATAAAAAAGGAGAAGAGCTAAAAAAACAATCGTTAAAATGTATTCCCAAATCAAACCCTATTTTTCAAGAATTCAGATTATGGCAGTTTATCCATAATTTAAAAATTTATGAAAAAGCTGGTGATAAAGAAGGAATGCCTTTAAAGGATGAAGAAGTAACTACTCAGTTTTTATCAAATGACGATGATTATACATCACTTTTTGAAAAACTAAACAACAGCAAGGAAATCAATCAAAAGCAGTTTCTATCTCATTTTAAGCTCAAAGAAACAACGCATCATTGGAACTTTCCTGAAGATAAAAAATATCCTTGTAATGATACACGCGCGCAAATTGCAAATAGGTTATCAAAAATAAATGGTGTAAATGTTGACTCTTTTCTAACCAGCGATATGCTCCAAAGCTTATGGCACCTTATTTATTCTGTTACTGATAAAAAGGATTATGAAAAGGCACTCCACACTTTTGCAGAGAAGAATAGTTTATCCATTGACGGCTTTATCGAAAACTTTAAGCGCTTCCCTCCTTTTGAAAGTTCGTATGGTGCCTATTCCGAAAAAGCTATAAAGAAATTACTGCCATTAATGCGAATGGGTAACCATTGGAATATATCTAACATTACTACAGAAGTGCAAGAAAGAATAGATAGCATTGCTTCTCGCTTAAATGCAGTTGATTACAATGTTGAAAAAATAGAAGCTATAGCAGATGATGATGTACCTATGAGACTTCTAAAATCTTTTGCAAAAGAGAAGAATAAAGAAAACCCTCTAAAGGGACTTAACACTTATCAAGCTTGCTATGCGGTCTACAATAGACATTCTGAGATAGGCGATGTTTTACAATGGAAACAACCTCAAGATATAGATACATATCTCACAAGTTTTAAGCAACACAGTCTCCGTAATCCTATTGTAGAAAAGGTAATTCTAGAAACGTTACGAGTTGTACGAGATATATGGACAACCTATGGAGAAGAAGAAATTATAAACGGGAAGAAACAATACAAACCACTTTTTGACGAAATACATGTTGAGCTAGGTCGGGAGATGAAAAATGATAAGAAAACCAGAGAACGGATTTCAAAATCAAATACTGAAAGAGAAAATACAAATGAACGTATTAAGGCAATTCTTGAAGAATTGAAATCTGACCCAAGTGTGACAGATGATATTAGACCATATTCACCCAGCCATCAAGAGATCTTAAAGATTTATGAAGATGGACTCTTTTCTAGTCTTAAGGAGGTCGATAATAGTATTGAAAAAATAAGGAAGAATAATAAACCTACAAAAGGAGAAATTATAAAGTATAAATTATGGTTAGAGCAAGGGTATATTTCGCCATATACTGGTAAAATCATTCCACTTACAAAGTTGTTTTCTACAGCATACCAAATTGAGCATGTTATACCACAGTCTCGCTATTTTGACAACTCGATGAATAATAAAATCATTTGTGAGAGCGCTGTAAACGAAGAAAAAGACAATAAAACTGCTTATGAATTTTTGAAAGAACGTGGGGGATCTTTAGTTGATATAGGCCATGGAAATACAGTGCAGTTATTTACCATAGAAAATTACGAAAAGCACTGTCAAACATATTTTAGAAAAAACAAAACCAAACTAGAGCTATTACTTAGTGAAGATATTCCAGAGGGATTCATTAATCGCCAGCTTAATGATAGTCGCTACATAAGTAAAGTAATAAAAGGACTACTGAGCAATATCGTACGCGAAGATGGTGAGCTCGAAGCAACATCTAAAAACTTAATCCCAGTAAATGGTGCAATAACGGCTAAACTCAAAAATGATTGGGGACTTAACGATAAATGGAATGAGATTATAGCACCTAGATTTAAGCGTTTAAACGAGCTTACTAAAAGTCAAGATTTTGGATATTGGGACGAGAAGATTAACGCTTTTAGGATACAAGTTCCTAAAGAGTTAGAACGCAATTTTAGCAAAAAGAGGATTGACCACAGGCATCATGCGCTTGATGCACTTGTAATTGCTTGTACCACGAGAGACCACATTAATTACGTTACTTCCTTAAATACATCGCGCAAAAATCATAAGCTTGTAAATAAACTTAGAGCGACAAAAACAATTACAGATAATAAAGGAAAGACAAGAACTGTAGCAAAAGAGTATCATAAACCGTGGGAAGGTTTTACCGCTGCCGCGAAAACATCACTTGAAAAGACAATTGTTAGTTTTAAGAAGAATAATAGGGTGATGAAAAAGGCTAATAATAAATTTTGGTCTTATAAAAATGAATACGGAAATGTTAATCTAAATAAAAATGGAAAACCAATAAAGAAGTTACGGGCGCAAATAAAAGGACAAAACCGTTCTATTAGAAAGCCACTTCACGAAGAAACAATTTCAGGTTTGGTTCATTTACCTTGGGTTAAAATAGAAAATGGAAAATTTACAACAGCTACAAGAAAAGAATTAGACAAAAGTTTTTCTTTAAAAAAGATTGAAAAAATAACAGATACAGGTATTCAAAAAATATTACGTAACTATCTAACACAAAAAAAGTTTGAAGAATTAGATAAAAACGGAAATGTAGTTTATAATACCGAAATAGCATTTACTCAAGACGGTATTGAAGAAATGAATAAAAGTATCAAGACTTTTAATAATGGAAAGAATCACAAACCTATTTATAAAGTAAGAATTTTTGAAAAAGGTAGTGGAAGATTTGCACTTGGCTCAAAAGGTATAAACGATAAAAAATATGCGCAAGGAGCACCAAACTTATTTTTTAATATCTATAAAAATGGAGATTCCAAATATTACGAAACAGTGCCTTTAAATGAAGTTATTTTACATCAAAAAAATAACACAATTTTACCTATAAAGGAAAGAACAAATGTTCCCATAAAAAATGTAATTATTATAAAAGGAAAGGAAACCATTGTTGATTTTGTGGATTGTCTATCTCCCTTAGATTTGGTCTATATACCTACGAATGAAGAATTAGAAAATTTAGAAGATATAGATTTTGAGAATTTAAATATTGAGCAACTGAAACAAGTTTATAATGTAAATGATTTCTCTGGAGTTACTTGTTATTTCACGCCAAACACGTTAGCAACATCTATTTGTCCAAAAGAAGTAGATTTGAAATATGATGAGAAAAAGAAAAAAACTACTGGTTCATTTGATACTAAAACGGCAAGCTTAAATGGCAATTCCATAAAAGAACGTTTTATAAAATTAAACATAGATAGATTAGGTAATGTTGCAAAAGTAGGAATATGA
- a CDS encoding inorganic diphosphatase, translated as MTADKVTTFDVLVEIPKGSRNKYEYDFKLKRMRYDRMIFSSMMYPADYGFIPETLALDGDPLDVLVLVTEPTFPGCVIEVKPIGVFHMADEKGPDEKVICVPVSDPSASKLTDLSDCNPHLIKEIEHFFQVYKDLEEKKVDVGGWGDVHEAKAIIQKCIERYEESDVPVEEVTIK; from the coding sequence ATGACAGCAGATAAAGTAACAACATTTGACGTATTAGTAGAGATTCCTAAGGGGAGCCGTAACAAGTATGAGTACGATTTTAAATTAAAGAGAATGCGTTACGATCGTATGATTTTCTCTTCTATGATGTACCCAGCAGATTATGGTTTTATTCCAGAAACTCTTGCGCTAGATGGTGATCCTCTTGATGTACTAGTATTAGTTACAGAGCCTACTTTTCCTGGTTGTGTAATCGAAGTAAAGCCTATTGGAGTATTTCACATGGCAGATGAGAAAGGACCAGATGAAAAAGTAATCTGTGTGCCTGTAAGTGATCCTTCGGCTAGTAAGCTTACAGATCTTTCTGACTGTAACCCACACTTAATAAAAGAAATCGAGCACTTCTTCCAGGTATACAAAGACCTTGAAGAGAAAAAAGTAGATGTAGGTGGATGGGGAGATGTTCATGAAGCAAAAGCTATTATCCAAAAATGTATCGAACGTTACGAAGAATCTGATGTTCCTGTAGAAGAAGTTACTATCAAATAG
- a CDS encoding sodium-translocating pyrophosphatase translates to MESIMIYVPIALALLGLIYMLVKKSWVMKQDAGDGKMKEISDHIYEGALAFLNAEYKLLTIFVIIVSVLLAIVSFVVPTTHWLIVIAFICGAVFSAFAGNIGMKIATKTNVRTTQAARTSLPNALKISFGGGTVMGLGVAGLAVLGLTAFFIFFFHFFMGGVWTNTMDMTVVLETLAGFSLGAESIALFARVGGGIYTKAADVGADLVGKVEAGIPEDDPRNPATIADNVGDNVGDVAGMGADLFGSYVATVLAAMVLGNYVIKDMGGSITDAFGGIGPILLPMAIAGVGIIISIIGTMLVKIKTNDAKESEVMGALNIGNWTSIVLVAIACFALCKWMLPETMQMEFFGEGLQEISSMRVFYATIVGLVVGAVISSVTEYYTGLGKSPILKIVQQSSTGAGTNIIAGLATGMISTFPSVLLFAGAIWASYAFAGFYGVALAASAMMATTAMQLAIDAFGPISDNAGGIAEMSEQEPIVRERTDILDSVGNTTAATGKGFAIASAALTSLALFAAYVTFTDIDGINIFKAPVLAMLFVGGMVPVVFSALAMNAVGKAAMEMVEEVRRQFRDIPGIMEGTGKPEYDKCVAISTKASLKEMMLPGVLTIGFPLVIAFLPMLFGMEHKAIAEMLGGYMAGVTVSGVLWAIFQNNAGGAWDNAKKSFEAGVEINGEMTYKGSDAHKAAVTGDTVGDPFKDTSGPSMNILIKLTCLIGLVIAPILGGHSEDGLAITTQDGAVVEITQDGRIEESREVQKEVRFSIAEQNGQFVGTVTTITDDNGDVTTEVKEFTGTEAQVKQQMDDYEKEIRN, encoded by the coding sequence ATGGAATCAATAATGATTTATGTGCCTATCGCACTAGCATTACTCGGGTTGATCTACATGCTCGTAAAAAAATCTTGGGTAATGAAACAAGACGCCGGAGACGGTAAGATGAAAGAGATTTCTGATCACATCTATGAAGGAGCGCTAGCTTTTTTAAATGCAGAGTATAAACTACTTACTATTTTTGTAATTATTGTAAGTGTCTTACTTGCAATTGTATCTTTTGTAGTACCCACTACACACTGGCTCATTGTAATCGCATTTATATGCGGTGCTGTTTTTTCTGCTTTTGCAGGAAATATAGGAATGAAAATAGCCACCAAAACAAATGTGCGTACTACGCAAGCTGCAAGAACCAGTCTGCCTAACGCTCTTAAAATCTCCTTTGGTGGAGGTACGGTGATGGGATTAGGAGTTGCGGGACTGGCAGTATTAGGTCTTACGGCTTTCTTTATCTTTTTCTTTCACTTCTTTATGGGAGGTGTTTGGACTAATACAATGGATATGACAGTAGTTCTTGAAACGCTAGCAGGTTTTTCACTGGGAGCAGAGTCCATCGCTTTATTTGCCCGTGTAGGAGGAGGTATTTATACCAAAGCAGCAGACGTCGGTGCAGATCTTGTAGGTAAAGTGGAAGCAGGAATCCCTGAAGATGATCCGCGTAATCCAGCGACTATCGCAGATAATGTGGGAGATAACGTAGGAGATGTTGCTGGTATGGGAGCAGATTTATTTGGTTCTTATGTAGCTACTGTGCTTGCAGCAATGGTTCTTGGGAACTATGTGATAAAAGATATGGGAGGAAGCATCACCGATGCTTTTGGAGGAATAGGGCCTATTTTATTACCTATGGCAATTGCAGGTGTAGGAATTATCATTTCTATCATAGGTACCATGCTCGTAAAAATTAAAACTAACGATGCAAAAGAGTCCGAGGTGATGGGCGCACTTAATATAGGGAATTGGACTTCTATAGTATTAGTTGCTATCGCTTGTTTCGCACTTTGTAAGTGGATGCTTCCAGAAACTATGCAAATGGAATTCTTTGGAGAAGGGTTACAAGAAATATCTTCTATGCGTGTTTTTTATGCAACCATCGTAGGATTAGTCGTAGGAGCGGTAATATCATCTGTGACGGAGTACTATACGGGCTTAGGTAAGTCACCTATTCTTAAAATTGTACAACAATCTAGCACAGGAGCTGGAACAAATATCATTGCAGGTCTTGCAACGGGTATGATTTCTACGTTCCCATCCGTGCTGTTATTTGCAGGTGCCATTTGGGCATCATATGCTTTTGCGGGATTTTATGGTGTAGCTCTAGCAGCTTCTGCCATGATGGCAACAACGGCAATGCAACTAGCAATAGATGCTTTTGGCCCTATATCTGATAATGCTGGAGGGATTGCAGAGATGAGTGAGCAAGAGCCTATCGTACGTGAGCGAACAGATATTTTAGATTCTGTAGGTAACACTACAGCAGCAACAGGAAAAGGTTTTGCTATAGCATCTGCGGCGCTTACATCACTTGCTTTATTTGCAGCTTATGTAACGTTTACAGATATAGATGGTATTAATATTTTTAAGGCGCCTGTTCTCGCGATGTTATTTGTGGGTGGTATGGTGCCCGTAGTATTTTCTGCGCTTGCGATGAATGCTGTAGGTAAAGCTGCTATGGAAATGGTGGAGGAAGTGCGCAGGCAGTTTAGAGATATTCCGGGCATCATGGAAGGCACTGGTAAGCCAGAGTACGATAAATGTGTTGCTATTTCTACCAAAGCTTCTTTAAAAGAAATGATGCTTCCTGGAGTACTTACTATAGGTTTTCCATTAGTAATAGCTTTTCTACCTATGCTATTTGGCATGGAGCATAAAGCAATCGCAGAGATGTTAGGCGGTTATATGGCTGGAGTAACTGTAAGCGGTGTGCTATGGGCAATCTTTCAGAATAACGCTGGAGGCGCATGGGATAATGCAAAAAAATCTTTTGAAGCAGGAGTCGAAATTAATGGTGAGATGACGTATAAAGGTTCAGATGCGCATAAGGCTGCGGTAACTGGTGATACAGTCGGAGATCCATTTAAAGACACCTCTGGACCTTCTATGAATATATTAATAAAATTAACCTGCCTCATAGGTTTAGTAATTGCGCCTATTTTAGGTGGTCATAGTGAAGATGGGCTTGCTATTACTACTCAAGATGGAGCCGTTGTTGAGATTACTCAAGATGGTCGTATAGAAGAATCTAGAGAGGTACAAAAAGAAGTACGCTTCTCCATAGCCGAACAAAATGGACAATTTGTAGGAACAGTCACCACTATTACAGATGATAATGGGGATGTAACTACAGAGGTAAAAGAATTTACGGGTACAGAAGCTCAGGTTAAACAGCAAATGGATGATTATGAAAAGGAAATAAGAAACTAA
- a CDS encoding peroxiredoxin-like family protein codes for MILPKTKVPSLEVPLINDTNWKLSEQNAENFTLIIFYRGLHCPVCKAQLEDLASQLDKFTERGINVIAISGDTEKRAKIAGNDWDIPSLPIGYNLSLEKAREYGLYISKAISDKEPDYFTEPGLFLIKPDGTLFFSSVQSMPFARPQFDDLLGGIDFIMKKDYPARGEVKDITAAK; via the coding sequence ATGATATTACCTAAGACTAAAGTGCCTTCACTAGAAGTGCCTTTAATAAATGATACAAACTGGAAATTAAGTGAGCAAAATGCAGAAAACTTCACGCTCATTATTTTTTATAGAGGATTGCATTGCCCCGTGTGTAAAGCGCAGCTTGAGGATCTAGCGTCACAATTAGATAAATTTACGGAGCGTGGAATTAATGTAATTGCTATAAGTGGTGATACAGAAAAGCGTGCAAAAATCGCTGGGAATGATTGGGACATTCCATCACTGCCTATTGGATATAACTTATCACTAGAAAAAGCTAGAGAGTACGGATTGTATATTTCTAAAGCAATTTCAGATAAAGAACCAGATTACTTTACAGAGCCTGGGTTATTTTTGATCAAGCCAGACGGTACACTTTTCTTCTCATCAGTGCAGTCTATGCCATTTGCAAGACCGCAATTTGATGATCTTTTAGGAGGAATTGATTTCATTATGAAAAAAGATTATCCTGCAAGAGGAGAGGTAAAAGATATTACAGCAGCAAAGTAA
- a CDS encoding App1 family protein: protein MFFSSKSDPIQIDGYQSYGSSNHLYLIGRALEHEGVDLKKTSFLSAFKNAYKQFASDELRHTKLKVTLPDNRSFYTITDAEGYFKIDEQVEGLGALANDEGWLQMVLSFDDVQKGITVLGENRFPIEMLIPAETASYGVISDIDDTILHTGVASLLKWRVIINTFFKNVGKRTSLEGAPELYRKLHRGKSGEDANPMFYVSNSPWNLYSYLESFVRNQKFPKGPILLRDLRGPFEKTQKPEKPHKQHEIRNILNTYPNLKFVLIGDSGEHDVDIYLEVAREYPEQIIAVYLRSVKHKKKVLRVKSVLSQYETTPAVLVEKSSFAEEHARSIGLIK from the coding sequence ATGTTTTTTTCATCAAAGTCTGATCCCATACAGATAGACGGATACCAATCTTACGGATCTTCAAATCACTTGTATTTAATAGGTAGAGCGCTTGAGCATGAGGGAGTAGACCTCAAGAAGACCAGTTTTCTTTCTGCATTTAAAAATGCTTACAAACAGTTTGCTAGTGATGAGTTACGACATACAAAGTTAAAGGTGACTTTACCAGATAATAGATCATTTTATACTATTACAGACGCCGAAGGGTATTTTAAAATTGACGAACAAGTTGAAGGACTGGGAGCTCTAGCAAATGATGAAGGCTGGTTGCAAATGGTGTTAAGTTTTGATGATGTCCAAAAGGGAATTACTGTGCTAGGAGAGAACAGATTTCCTATAGAGATGCTTATTCCTGCAGAGACAGCTTCTTATGGGGTGATAAGCGATATAGATGACACTATCTTACACACTGGTGTTGCCTCTTTATTAAAATGGAGGGTAATTATAAATACGTTTTTTAAAAATGTAGGGAAGCGCACTTCGCTGGAGGGAGCACCAGAACTCTATAGAAAATTACATAGAGGGAAGTCTGGTGAAGATGCAAACCCGATGTTTTACGTGAGTAACAGTCCATGGAATTTATATAGTTATCTCGAGTCCTTTGTGAGGAATCAAAAATTTCCCAAAGGCCCAATATTATTAAGAGACTTACGTGGTCCTTTTGAAAAAACACAAAAACCAGAAAAGCCTCACAAACAACATGAGATTAGAAATATATTAAACACTTATCCTAATCTTAAGTTTGTTCTTATAGGAGATAGTGGAGAGCATGATGTAGATATTTATCTAGAAGTAGCAAGGGAATATCCAGAGCAAATAATAGCCGTGTATTTGCGTAGTGTAAAGCACAAGAAAAAGGTGCTTAGAGTAAAAAGTGTTTTGAGTCAGTATGAGACTACTCCTGCAGTACTAGTAGAAAAAAGCTCCTTTGCAGAGGAGCATGCAAGGTCCATAGGACTTATAAAGTGA
- a CDS encoding deoxynucleoside kinase, which translates to MHIAIAGNIGAGKTTLTKLLSKHFKWTPQYEDVVDNPYLDDFYNEMERWSFNLQIYFLNSRFRQLLDIKDSDKTIIQDRTIYEDAFIFAPNLHAMGLLTNRDYNNYKSLFDLMESVVDAPDLMIYLRSSIPNLVSQIHKRGRDYENSISIDYLSRLNERYEAWIHGYKKGKLLIIDVDDINFVDNPEDLGDIINRIDAELNGLF; encoded by the coding sequence ATGCACATTGCAATTGCCGGTAACATCGGAGCAGGTAAAACTACCTTAACTAAACTTTTATCTAAACATTTTAAATGGACTCCGCAATATGAAGATGTAGTGGATAATCCATATCTAGATGATTTTTATAATGAGATGGAACGCTGGTCTTTCAATCTTCAGATTTACTTTTTAAATAGCCGTTTTAGACAATTGCTAGACATAAAAGATAGTGACAAAACGATTATCCAAGATCGTACTATTTATGAAGATGCATTCATCTTTGCTCCTAACCTTCATGCGATGGGTCTTCTTACTAATCGTGATTACAACAACTACAAGTCTCTTTTTGATCTAATGGAAAGTGTGGTAGATGCACCAGATCTTATGATTTATCTACGTAGCTCTATTCCTAACCTCGTATCACAAATACATAAGAGAGGTAGAGATTATGAAAATTCTATCTCTATTGACTATTTAAGTCGTCTTAATGAGCGTTATGAAGCCTGGATACATGGTTATAAAAAAGGAAAGCTTCTCATTATAGATGTAGATGATATTAACTTTGTAGATAACCCTGAAGACTTAGGAGATATTATTAATAGAATAGATGCTGAGTTAAACGGCCTTTTCTAG